GACGACGAAGTCGTCCTGCCCGATCCTTATGGCCTGGTCAAAAGCCGCGCGCTGCGCAGCCGCTGCAGTTCGATCCGCTTGCCGCTGAACATTTCCGAGAACCGCAACACTGCAATCTCACACGCCTTGTCGAGTTATCGCGGCTCTGGCGTGCATCATATCGCCTTCGACTGCGACGATATCTTCGCTCAGGTCAGTCGTGCCAAAGAGGCGGGCGTACCGTTGCTGGACATCCCGCTCAATTACTACGACGACCTGGCGGCGCGGTTCGATTTCGACGACGAGTTTCTCAGCGAACTGGCCTACTTCAACGTGTTGTACGACCGTGACGCCCAGGGTGGCGAGCTGTTCCACGTCTACACCGAGCCGTTCGAAGGGCGGTTTTTCTTCGAGATCATCCAGCGCAAGAACGGCTATGCCGGTTATGGCGCTGCCAATGTCGCGGTGCGCCTGGCGGCCATGGCCAAGTCCCGCAGCGGTGGTTTGCGGCACGCCAAGTTGTAGGGAAATCGTAAACGTGGCGGTAAAGGGCAATGTCGTGGCTTCCTTCACTGCACGGTGCGGCCCATAATCGCCGATCTGTGCAGTGATGGCCGTGAGCCCCGCAATGACCATGAATCCAGAGCTTTCCGCAACGCTCGACGAACCCGTCGCCGCGCCGCGCAAGAGTCGCAAGAACAACCCGGAGAAGACCCGGGAGAACATTCTTCAGGAAGCCATCGTCGAGTTCGTCCAGCAAGGCCTGGCCGGTGCCCGGGTCGACGCCATCGCCGAGCGCATCCACACCTCCAAGCGCATGATCTACTACTACTTCGGCAGCAAGGAGCAGTTGTACGTCGAGGTGCTGGAAAAACTCTATGGAGATATCCGCACCACCGAGAGCCGCCTGCACCTGGCGGAACTGGCCCCGGTCGATGCGATCCGGCGCCTGGTGGAGTTCACCTTCGATCACCACGATCGTAATGTGGATTTCGTGCGCATCGTCTGCATCGAGAACATCCACAACGCCGAGTACGTGAAGCAGTCAGGTGCGATCAAGGCGATGACCAATACCATCCTCGATTCCCTGGGCGTGATCCTGCGGCGCGGCGCTGAAGAGGGCGTGTTCCGTGCCGGCCTCGAGCCGCTGGATGTGCATCTGCTGATCAGTTCGTTCTGTTTTTACCGCGTGTCCAATCGCCAGACATTTGGTGAGATCTTTCAGATCGACCTGTCGGATGATGCGATCAAGCAGCGGCATCGCGCGATGGTCTGTGAGTCGGTGCTGCGGTATCTGCAGCCCTGACACCGAACCCTGACTCTGAAACCTTTGTGGGCGCGAGCTTGCTCGCGATGACGGTGTTTCAGTCAACATTGATGCTGACTGATCCAACGCTATCGCGAGCAAGCTTGCTCCCACAGGGGATTGTCACCAGGCTTTAGTGATTCATGCTTTGGAAATGCGCCAGCATCCGCTGCGCATCTGGCGCCACGCCGCTGAACAGTTCGAAGGCCTTCACCGCCTGGAACACGGCCATGTTGCCGCCATCCAGGGTGCGGCAGCCGACCGCGCGGGCGTTGCGCAGCAGTTCGGTTTCCAGTGGGAAGTAGACGATTTCCGCGACCCACAAAGTGCCGCGCAACAGTTCGACCGGCACCGGCATGCCCGGTAATTTTGCCATGCCCATGGGCGTGGTGTTCACCAGGCCGTCGGCCTCGGCCATGGCGGTGGGCAGGTCATGCCCGGCACGGGCGCGGCCAGCGCCGAAGTGTTGATTCAAGTTGTTGGCCAGCGCCTCGGCACGGCTGACCTCGACGTCAAAAATGCTCAGGGTTTCTACGCCTTCCATCAACAGCGCGTGGGCCACCGCCGCGCCGGCGCCACCAGCGCCCATCTGGACCACACGCTTGCGCGCCACATCCCCCAGGCCGCGACGAAAACCTTCGGCGAACCCCAGGCAGTCGGTGTTGTGGCCGATGCGCTTGCCGTCCTTGAGCACGACGGTATTGACCGCGCCGATACCGCGGGCCTCGGGTGACAATTCATCGAGCAGCGGGATGATCGCCTGCTTGCAGGGGAAGGTGATGTTCAGGCCGGTGAAGTCCATGCGCTCGGCTGCTACCAGTAGATCGGCCAGGGCGCCGCTGTCGAGTTTCAGCACGTCGAGGTCGATCAGGCGATACAGGTAACGCATGCCCTGGGCATCGCCTTCGCGCTCATGCATCGCAGGCGTGCGAGAGGCCTGGATGCCCGCGCCGATTAGGCCGGCCAGCACAGTGATATTCGACATGCTCATCAACCCTTCAACCGCTGACTGAAATGTTCCAGGGCCAGGCGATAACCGTGGCTGCCAAACCCGCACATCACGCCAATGGCAACGGATGAGACGAAGGAGTGATGGCGGAAGGTTTCGCGGGCGTGGACGTTGGACAGGTGGACTTCGATGACCGGTACTTCGCTGGCCACCAGGGCATCGCGGATCGCCACGGAGGTGTGGGTCCAGGCCGCCGGGTTGATGACGATACCGGCGCATCGGCCACGGGCGCCGTGAATCCAGTCCAGCAGTTCGCCCTCCTGGTTGGTCTGGCGAAACTCCACCGCCAGGCCGAATTCTTCAGCGGTGCGGCCGCACAGTGCCGAGATGTCAGCCAGGGTTTCATGGCCATAGGTCGCCGGCTCGCGGGTGCCGAGCAGGTTCAGGTTCGGGCCGTTGAGCACCAGAACGATCGGAGGCATCGCAATTTCTCCACATTTTTATTGTTGGTGTCGGCGGGGTTTCAGCCGCTGCAGATAAATTGTACTAGATGGTTAATTTGGTCAAATAAAGCAGCCGACATCGGCCAATAAGTGTTCGATGATCGAACATGACTCTCAATCGAGGCAGGGATGGAATTGTGGCGAGGGTATTTATCTGTGGGAGCAAGCCTTGCTCCCACAGCGCTTTGTCCAGTCCCGCCCAGAGGGGAGGACGCCCCGGCGGTTAACGCCGAGTCAATAACACCCCGGACTCCATATGCTGGGTCCAAGGAAATTGATCGAACAACGCGCAGCGCGTGATGCGGTGGGTGTCGTTCAGTTGCGCGATATTCGCGGCGAGGGTTTCCGGGTTGCAGGAGATGTAGAGGATGTTGTCAAAACGCCGGGTCAACTCGCAGGTATCCGGGTCCATGCCCGCGCGAGGCGGGTCGACGAAGACACTGCCGAATTCGTAGCTTTTCAGGTCGATGCCGTGCAGGCGGCGGAACGGCCGGACTTCGTTCAGGGCTTCGGTCAGTTCTTCGGCGGACAGGCGCACCAGCGTGACGTTATCCACCGCGTTTTCGCTAAGGTTGCTCAGCGCGGCGTTCACCGAGGTCTTGCTGATTTCGGTGGCCAGCACTTTGCGCACGCGGGTGGCCAGGGGCAGGGTGAAGTTGCCGTTGCCGCAGTACAACTCCAGCAGATCGTCGCTGCGATCGCCCAGTGCGTCATAAGCCCAGTTGAGCATCTTCTGGTTCACTGTGCCGTTGGGCTGGGTGAAGGCGCCTTCGGGTTGGCGATAACTGAAGGTACGACCGCCCACTTCGAGTTTCTCCACCACGTAGTCATGGCCGATCACTTCGCGTTTGCCCTTGGAGCGGCCAATGATGCTCACGCCCAGGTCAGCCGCCAGTTTCGAGGCGGCCGCGTGCCAGTGCTCATCCAGCGGACGGTGATAACACAGGGTGATCATCGCATCGCCCGCCAAGGTAGTCAGGAACTCCACCTGGAACAGCTTGTGGCTCAGGGGCGCGCTGGCTTGCCAGGCGGCCTTGAGTTGCGGCATCAACTGGTTGATGCGCAGGCTGGCAATGGGAAACGCCTCAATGAGGATCGGTGTGCGCTTGTCGTCCTGGGAGAACATTGCGTAGTGCCGTTCGCCGGCCTCGCGCCAGAGACGGAATTCGGCGCGCAGGCGGAAGTTCTCCAGCGGCGAATCGAACACCGCAGGTTGCGGTGCATCGAACGGCGCCAACAGGTCACGCAAGCGGGTGACCTTGTCCTGGAGCTGAGTGGCGTAGGCTTGGGAATCAAAAGTCATGCGTTGAACCAACCCAACTTGATCACGAACAGAATGGACAGAATGACCAGCGCCGGGTTCAGCTCACGACCACGGCCAGAGACCAGTTTGATGGCGGTCCAGGCGATGAAGCCGAAAGCGATGCCGTTGGCGATGGAATAGGTGAACGGCATTGCCAGGGCGGTCACCACCACTGGCGCGGCGACGGTGATGTCATCCCAGTCGATCTCCGCCAGGCCCGAGGTCATCAGCACGGCGACGAACAACAGGGCTGGGGCGGTGGCGAAGGGCGGCACGCTGGCGGCCAGTGGCGAGAAAAACAGCGCCAGCAGGAACAGGACCGCCACCACGATGGCGGTCAGGCCGGTGCGGCCGCCGGCGCTGACGCCCGCCGCCGATTCGATGTAGCTGGTGGTGGTGGAGGTGCCCAGCAGCGAGCCGGCCATGGCGGCGGTGCTGTCGGCGATCAGCGCACGGCCCATCTTCGGCATGTGGCCGTCCTTGCCCATCAAGCCGGCGCGCTTGGCAACGCCGATCAAGGTGCCAGAGTTGTCGAACAGGTCGACGAACAGGAAGGCGAAGATCACGCTCACCAGGCCGATGTCCAGGGCGCCCTTGATGTCCAGTTGCAGGAAGGTTGGGGCCAGGGAAGGCGGCATCGATATCACGCCGCCGAACGAGGTGAAGCCCATCAGGATCGAGACGATGGTCACCGCGAGGATGCCGATCAGCACCGCGCCGCGTACTTTCAAGGCTTCGAGGGCAACGATCAGGACAAAGCCGAGGGTCGCGAGGATCGGCGCCGGTTGTTTCAAGTCGCCGAGGCCGACCATGGTCGCCGGGTTCTTCACCACGATGCCGGCATTGTTCAGGGCGATCAGCGCCAGGAACAGGCCGATACCGGCGGCAATGGCCGAGCGCAGCGGCAGCGGGATGCTGTTGATGATCCACTCGCGGATGCGAAAGATCGACAGCAGGAAGAACAGCACGGCGGAGATGAACACTGCGCCCAGCGCCACTTGCCAGGTGTGGCCCATGTGCAGGACCACGGTGTAGGTAAAGAAGGCATTCAGGCCCATGCCCGGTGCGAGGGCGATCGGGTAGTTGGCGATCAGGCCCATGACCGTGGAGCCAATGGCCGCTGCCAGGCAGGTGGCGACGAACACCGCACCCTTGTCCATGCCGGTTTCGCCGAGGATGCTCGGGTTGACGAACAGGATGTAGGCCATGGCCAGGAACGTTGTGACGCCCGCCAGGATCTCGGTCCGCACGTTGGTGTTATGTGCCTTGAGTTGAAACAGCCTTTCCAGCATGTCTGCTCCCCGTGGCGCGCCCGGCGCCGTGAATGTATCGACCTCAACAGCAAAGCACAGGTCGCCAGCGGCGCCCGGGAATTTTCTGCGGGTCGGAAAAAGCCGCGCATCATACCAGCAGCGTAGCGTTGTGGCTGCGATCGTCGTCGATGTTTTGCCAACGCGCCAAGTGGGCCATACTGCGCGCGGTTCCTGGAGATCTCTATGTATTGCATGAATAAAAAGCGGCTGGCGGCGGTGGGCTGCATGCTGGGCTGGTGGTTGTCCGGCCAGGCAGCGAATGCCGCGTCGGCACCGCCGTTGAGCGAGGTCAAGGTGCTCAAGGTCGAGTCGCCGGCCTGTGGCTTCGAGGACATCGTCCCGGGGCAGGCGCAGACGCGTTGCGATCACAGTGGCCCGAATATCAAGGTCTACGTGCTGGAGGTTGGCTATGGCCATCAACCGCATGTCACCCTGGACGGCTTTGAAGTCGACGGCACCCGCTCGCCGGTGTGCGCGTTCAGCAACGGCAATCTCAATGACTGCTCCGTGCGGACCAAAGTCGTCGGCTATTTGTACATCTTCGACCTGAAGGGCAAGCAAGAGGGCACCTTCAGCTTCAGCAACCAGTCGATCAACGCACCGGGCAACCGGATGTCGACCCAGCTGTACATCAAATAACCGCTGTCCCCCGTAGGCGCTGTCGAGCGAAGCGCGGCTGCAATCTTTTCCCTGACGCTTGAATCCCAAGCGCCTATCAAAGGATCGCAGCCTTGGGCAGCTCCTACACTATAGGTATCAGCCAGTGGAGAGCGCGCCCATGATTCCAGGAACCAAGATCCCCCGAGCCCTGATCGTTGTCGCCGAAGGTGTCGATGACCTGCAGACCGTTACCCTGATCGATGTGCTGCGTCGAGCGCAGATCGAAACCGTGGTGGCGAGTATCGAAGGGCGGCGGATGCTCACCTGCGCCCGCGGCACGCGCTTGACGGCCGATGGCATGCTGGTGGACATGCTTGTGCAGGATTTCGACCTGATCGTCTTGCCCGGCGGCATCATTGGCGCCCAACACCTGGCGGCCCATCAGCCGCTGCAACAACTGATCAAGGGCCAGGCCGCCGCCGGACGTTTTTTTGCCGCCATCGCTGAAGCCCCGGCCCTGGCCTTGCAGGCATTCGGCGTTCTGCGCCAGCGGCGCATGACCTGCCTGCCCGCCGTGAGCCAGCAGTTGTCCGGGTGCAGTTTTGTCGATCAGCCCGTGGTGGTGGATGGCAACTGCATCACGGCCCAAGGTTCGGCCGCCGCCCTGGCGTTTGCCCTGGCGTTGGTGGAACAACTCAGCGGCAAGGGTGTGAGGAGCGTGGTGGCGGCGGAGTTGCTGGTCTGACAGGTATCAAGCGTGTTGTGGGAACGGTTCAATCACAGGCTGCACGCGCTGCTCGGCTTGCCACAAATCATAGTCGGTCTGGACGCCCAGCCAGACCCTGGCCTTGCCGATCCCGGCACGCTCCAGGCGCACGGCCAGGTCGGGGCTGATGGGCGCATGACCGTGCAAGACCCGGGAAAGATGAGGCCGGGCGAAACCCAGGTGCCGCGCCAGTTCGGTGACCGTGATACCCAGTTCGGGTAACACGTCCAGCCGCAAGGTTTCGCCAGGGTGTGGCGGATTGTGCATGGGCATGTTCCAGCCTCCTGATCAGTGGTAGTCCAGATAATCGACCTGTTCGATATCGGACCCGATGAAACGAAAAATACCCCGCCAGTTTCCCGAAACCCCCAGCGACCAGCAGCCATCCAGCTCACCCGTGAGCGGATGCAATCGCCATCCGGGAATATCCAAGTCGTTGGCGACCTGCGCCCTGTCCATGAACTGGAGCATGCGGGCCAGGCGTTTTCCGTGGTCCGACCGGATACCACGGGTCGACCCCGTCTCATAAAAGAGCCTGAGGCCTTTGTGCTGGAAGGATTTAATC
The sequence above is drawn from the Pseudomonas sp. St316 genome and encodes:
- a CDS encoding NCS2 family permease — its product is MLERLFQLKAHNTNVRTEILAGVTTFLAMAYILFVNPSILGETGMDKGAVFVATCLAAAIGSTVMGLIANYPIALAPGMGLNAFFTYTVVLHMGHTWQVALGAVFISAVLFFLLSIFRIREWIINSIPLPLRSAIAAGIGLFLALIALNNAGIVVKNPATMVGLGDLKQPAPILATLGFVLIVALEALKVRGAVLIGILAVTIVSILMGFTSFGGVISMPPSLAPTFLQLDIKGALDIGLVSVIFAFLFVDLFDNSGTLIGVAKRAGLMGKDGHMPKMGRALIADSTAAMAGSLLGTSTTTSYIESAAGVSAGGRTGLTAIVVAVLFLLALFFSPLAASVPPFATAPALLFVAVLMTSGLAEIDWDDITVAAPVVVTALAMPFTYSIANGIAFGFIAWTAIKLVSGRGRELNPALVILSILFVIKLGWFNA
- the trmA gene encoding tRNA (uridine(54)-C5)-methyltransferase TrmA produces the protein MTFDSQAYATQLQDKVTRLRDLLAPFDAPQPAVFDSPLENFRLRAEFRLWREAGERHYAMFSQDDKRTPILIEAFPIASLRINQLMPQLKAAWQASAPLSHKLFQVEFLTTLAGDAMITLCYHRPLDEHWHAAASKLAADLGVSIIGRSKGKREVIGHDYVVEKLEVGGRTFSYRQPEGAFTQPNGTVNQKMLNWAYDALGDRSDDLLELYCGNGNFTLPLATRVRKVLATEISKTSVNAALSNLSENAVDNVTLVRLSAEELTEALNEVRPFRRLHGIDLKSYEFGSVFVDPPRAGMDPDTCELTRRFDNILYISCNPETLAANIAQLNDTHRITRCALFDQFPWTQHMESGVLLTRR
- the aroQ gene encoding type II 3-dehydroquinate dehydratase, whose protein sequence is MPPIVLVLNGPNLNLLGTREPATYGHETLADISALCGRTAEEFGLAVEFRQTNQEGELLDWIHGARGRCAGIVINPAAWTHTSVAIRDALVASEVPVIEVHLSNVHARETFRHHSFVSSVAIGVMCGFGSHGYRLALEHFSQRLKG
- a CDS encoding type II toxin-antitoxin system RelE/ParE family toxin, with protein sequence MIKSFQHKGLRLFYETGSTRGIRSDHGKRLARMLQFMDRAQVANDLDIPGWRLHPLTGELDGCWSLGVSGNWRGIFRFIGSDIEQVDYLDYH
- a CDS encoding HigA family addiction module antitoxin; protein product: MPMHNPPHPGETLRLDVLPELGITVTELARHLGFARPHLSRVLHGHAPISPDLAVRLERAGIGKARVWLGVQTDYDLWQAEQRVQPVIEPFPQHA
- a CDS encoding TetR/AcrR family transcriptional regulator is translated as MTMNPELSATLDEPVAAPRKSRKNNPEKTRENILQEAIVEFVQQGLAGARVDAIAERIHTSKRMIYYYFGSKEQLYVEVLEKLYGDIRTTESRLHLAELAPVDAIRRLVEFTFDHHDRNVDFVRIVCIENIHNAEYVKQSGAIKAMTNTILDSLGVILRRGAEEGVFRAGLEPLDVHLLISSFCFYRVSNRQTFGEIFQIDLSDDAIKQRHRAMVCESVLRYLQP
- a CDS encoding DUF4879 domain-containing protein, whose product is MYCMNKKRLAAVGCMLGWWLSGQAANAASAPPLSEVKVLKVESPACGFEDIVPGQAQTRCDHSGPNIKVYVLEVGYGHQPHVTLDGFEVDGTRSPVCAFSNGNLNDCSVRTKVVGYLYIFDLKGKQEGTFSFSNQSINAPGNRMSTQLYIK
- a CDS encoding DJ-1 family glyoxalase III; translated protein: MIPGTKIPRALIVVAEGVDDLQTVTLIDVLRRAQIETVVASIEGRRMLTCARGTRLTADGMLVDMLVQDFDLIVLPGGIIGAQHLAAHQPLQQLIKGQAAAGRFFAAIAEAPALALQAFGVLRQRRMTCLPAVSQQLSGCSFVDQPVVVDGNCITAQGSAAALAFALALVEQLSGKGVRSVVAAELLV
- a CDS encoding shikimate dehydrogenase, with the protein product MSMSNITVLAGLIGAGIQASRTPAMHEREGDAQGMRYLYRLIDLDVLKLDSGALADLLVAAERMDFTGLNITFPCKQAIIPLLDELSPEARGIGAVNTVVLKDGKRIGHNTDCLGFAEGFRRGLGDVARKRVVQMGAGGAGAAVAHALLMEGVETLSIFDVEVSRAEALANNLNQHFGAGRARAGHDLPTAMAEADGLVNTTPMGMAKLPGMPVPVELLRGTLWVAEIVYFPLETELLRNARAVGCRTLDGGNMAVFQAVKAFELFSGVAPDAQRMLAHFQSMNH